From one Paeniglutamicibacter psychrophenolicus genomic stretch:
- a CDS encoding SAM-dependent methyltransferase, which produces MNGPAENTITPDAPAHAAGRAVEKDIEAFAGQLAGAMIGAASLAAVVLGDRLGLYAAMAGKPPATSGELADATGFDERLLREWLAQQATAGFLRYEDPTQSFSLPPAHAAVLVDGASPASMIGDITMAATLFRDTEAVAGAFGSGHGLDWALHDPLVFEATERFWGARYRAGLEGWLALLPELDAALRTGATVADVGCGRGYPSVLLAGMYPDARITGFDAHEPSIQLARERANAAGLAARVDFALSDAAGYPGTGYDLITFFDAFHDLGDPLGAAIHARDALADGGTLLLIEPYSAGSLAQNLAQNPAAAFGYAASTFLCTPNSLSQPVGLALGAMSGEQTLRGVLAQAGFTAVEKVAETPFNLVLAAQRLHPEK; this is translated from the coding sequence ATGAACGGCCCCGCAGAAAACACCATCACCCCGGACGCACCGGCGCATGCCGCCGGGCGGGCGGTTGAAAAGGACATCGAGGCCTTCGCCGGGCAGCTCGCCGGGGCCATGATCGGTGCGGCATCCCTGGCCGCCGTCGTGCTCGGCGACCGGCTGGGGCTCTACGCGGCCATGGCCGGCAAACCACCGGCCACCTCGGGGGAACTGGCCGACGCCACCGGGTTCGACGAGCGCCTGCTGCGCGAATGGCTGGCCCAGCAGGCCACCGCCGGTTTCCTTCGCTACGAGGACCCGACCCAGAGCTTCTCCCTGCCGCCGGCGCACGCCGCGGTGCTGGTGGACGGGGCCTCCCCGGCCTCGATGATCGGCGACATCACCATGGCGGCGACCCTGTTCCGGGACACCGAAGCGGTGGCCGGGGCCTTCGGCTCCGGGCACGGCCTGGACTGGGCACTCCATGATCCGCTGGTGTTCGAAGCCACCGAACGCTTCTGGGGCGCGCGCTACCGCGCGGGACTCGAAGGCTGGCTGGCCCTGCTTCCGGAGCTCGATGCGGCGCTGCGCACCGGCGCCACGGTGGCCGATGTCGGCTGCGGTCGCGGCTATCCCTCGGTGCTGCTGGCCGGGATGTATCCCGACGCGCGCATCACCGGATTCGATGCCCACGAACCATCGATCCAGCTGGCGCGGGAACGCGCGAATGCTGCCGGCCTCGCAGCACGGGTCGATTTCGCCCTCTCCGACGCGGCAGGCTACCCGGGCACGGGATACGACCTGATCACGTTCTTTGATGCGTTCCATGACCTGGGCGACCCGCTCGGGGCGGCCATCCATGCCCGGGACGCGCTGGCCGACGGCGGGACGCTGCTGCTCATCGAGCCGTACTCCGCCGGTTCGCTCGCGCAGAACCTGGCTCAAAATCCCGCCGCCGCCTTCGGCTACGCCGCCTCCACCTTCCTGTGCACGCCCAACTCGCTGTCCCAGCCCGTCGGTTTGGCCCTGGGTGCGATGTCCGGGGAGCAAACACTGCGCGGGGTCCTGGCACAGGCCGGATTCACCGCGGTCGAGAAGGTCGCGGAAACGCCGTTCAACCTGGTGCTGGCGGCCCAACGCCTGCACCCCGAGAAATGA
- a CDS encoding cupin domain-containing protein: protein MTTTCITPETAVQVLANEPRLWPPQSPLDPGPRGVAIRVLVPGKATGYQYACVETALAPKLLGPDPHLHHTLDELSLVLSGTLSVYVDGTVYEVPAGGMQLRPAGLVHTFFNATDKPVRFADMFFNQNFDEYLEEYFRILEAGDRSPLGHGDPAIVRRFAELDERFGVVMFHDQRQHFLDTYGLRG, encoded by the coding sequence GTGACCACCACCTGCATCACCCCCGAAACCGCCGTCCAGGTCCTGGCCAACGAACCGAGGCTGTGGCCGCCGCAATCGCCGCTGGACCCCGGTCCGCGCGGGGTCGCGATCCGCGTGCTGGTGCCCGGCAAGGCGACCGGCTACCAGTACGCGTGCGTCGAAACGGCGCTGGCCCCCAAGCTGCTGGGCCCCGATCCCCACCTGCACCACACCCTCGACGAGCTCTCGCTGGTGCTCTCCGGGACGCTGAGCGTGTACGTCGACGGGACCGTCTACGAGGTCCCTGCCGGGGGCATGCAATTGCGCCCGGCCGGACTGGTCCACACCTTCTTCAACGCCACCGACAAACCTGTCAGGTTCGCCGACATGTTCTTCAACCAGAACTTCGACGAGTACCTGGAGGAATACTTCAGGATCCTCGAGGCCGGGGACCGCAGCCCGCTGGGCCACGGAGACCCTGCCATCGTGCGGCGCTTCGCGGAACTGGACGAGCGCTTCGGCGTGGTGATGTTCCACGACCAGCGCCAGCACTTCCTCGATACCTACGGGCTCAGGGGCTAG
- a CDS encoding cupin domain-containing protein, which yields MSTLGAVLAAKNLDSPDEVRDFAHGHMDIVQVAGRTVGRMVFEPGWRWSVHMRPTAGTDSCRVLHTGAVLSGRLAVRMDDGTEAVAGPGDVFVIEPGHDGWVLGDEPCVLLDFTGAGGYARH from the coding sequence ATGAGCACCCTCGGCGCGGTCCTGGCCGCGAAGAACCTGGACTCCCCGGATGAGGTGCGCGATTTCGCGCACGGGCATATGGACATCGTGCAGGTTGCCGGGAGAACAGTGGGGCGGATGGTCTTCGAACCGGGCTGGCGCTGGTCGGTGCACATGCGTCCGACGGCGGGCACCGACAGCTGCCGGGTGCTGCACACCGGTGCAGTGCTCTCCGGCCGGCTTGCGGTGCGCATGGACGACGGGACCGAGGCCGTCGCCGGCCCGGGCGACGTGTTTGTCATTGAGCCCGGGCACGACGGCTGGGTGCTCGGGGACGAGCCCTGCGTGCTGCTGGACTTCACCGGAGCCGGCGGCTACGCCCGGCACTGA
- a CDS encoding DUF4242 domain-containing protein, whose product MKDTAAEPQEMGTMPKFVIERTVPGAGRMDEGQLQELAAGSNGVLRQLGEGIQWVHSYVAEDRHFCVYNARDKGMIREHARIGGFPCDNIRQVSAIIDPVTGEAP is encoded by the coding sequence GTGAAGGACACCGCGGCAGAACCACAGGAGATGGGCACGATGCCGAAGTTTGTCATCGAACGGACCGTTCCGGGCGCCGGCCGGATGGACGAAGGTCAATTGCAGGAGTTGGCGGCGGGCTCCAACGGCGTGCTGCGGCAGCTGGGCGAGGGCATCCAATGGGTGCACAGCTATGTGGCCGAGGACCGGCACTTTTGTGTGTACAACGCCAGGGACAAGGGGATGATCCGAGAGCACGCCCGCATCGGCGGGTTCCCGTGCGACAACATCCGGCAGGTCTCCGCAATCATCGATCCGGTGACGGGAGAGGCGCCATGA
- a CDS encoding HD domain-containing phosphohydrolase, with the protein MEGEAAHRAAGSGIRLAELVGTLSLAMDLGLGQPMEHVARSALLATKLGERTGLGPADRADLYYVALLGWVGCIADSPESSRRFGDDIAYRAGVFDVDMAPLPFLGYLLRTAGTGAPAARRLGTRAALLATGAAGVKSSLRTHCLVAAEFAGRLGLGPGVSGPLQQVFARWDGHGLPAGLGGSRIAVATRLWQLCDVLEVHHRRGGTAAALAVAEARSGTQFDPELVAAFRRDAEELFAELPAGSAFEALIDAEPGLHREVTGAELDPVLGVLADYADLKAPRLRGHSRAVARLAAAAARRLGLEDEQVRLLGRAALLHDLGRTGIPNAILEKDGELDRTEAERLRMLPYYTERMLARPAALREIGQLAALAHERLDGSGHHRGLNAAMIPLPGRILAAANEYQRLREPRPVPHTAERAAGLLVAQVAAGGMDAGAVDAVLACAGQAPERRPTGPAGLTAREVQVLVLLARGASNRQIAARLGIASKTAGNHIERIYAKAGVGSRAAATLFAMRHGLLDRLQEFGDGVNAP; encoded by the coding sequence ATGGAGGGCGAAGCCGCGCATCGGGCGGCGGGAAGCGGAATCCGGTTGGCCGAGCTGGTGGGCACGCTGTCACTGGCGATGGACCTGGGACTCGGCCAGCCCATGGAACACGTGGCACGTTCCGCGCTGTTGGCCACCAAGCTGGGCGAGCGAACCGGGCTGGGGCCCGCCGACCGCGCCGACCTCTATTACGTGGCACTGCTCGGCTGGGTGGGGTGCATCGCCGACAGCCCGGAGTCCTCGCGCCGCTTCGGCGACGACATCGCCTACCGGGCCGGCGTGTTCGACGTGGACATGGCGCCGCTGCCGTTCCTGGGCTACCTGCTGCGCACCGCGGGCACCGGCGCCCCGGCCGCCCGAAGGCTCGGCACCCGGGCCGCGCTGCTGGCCACCGGAGCCGCAGGCGTGAAGTCCTCGCTGCGGACGCACTGTCTGGTGGCGGCCGAGTTCGCCGGCCGGCTGGGGCTCGGCCCGGGTGTTTCCGGCCCGCTGCAACAGGTCTTTGCCCGCTGGGACGGCCACGGCCTGCCCGCGGGGCTTGGCGGGAGCAGGATCGCGGTGGCCACCCGGCTCTGGCAGCTGTGCGACGTGCTGGAGGTGCACCATCGGCGGGGCGGAACCGCCGCCGCGCTGGCGGTGGCCGAGGCGCGCAGCGGCACCCAGTTCGACCCGGAGCTGGTGGCCGCCTTCAGGCGGGACGCCGAGGAGCTCTTCGCTGAACTTCCCGCCGGATCGGCCTTCGAGGCGCTGATCGACGCGGAACCGGGCCTGCACCGCGAAGTCACCGGTGCCGAGCTGGACCCCGTGCTGGGCGTGCTGGCCGACTACGCCGACCTGAAGGCCCCGCGGCTGCGCGGACACAGCCGCGCCGTGGCCCGGCTCGCGGCGGCCGCGGCCCGCCGGCTGGGGTTGGAGGACGAACAGGTCAGGCTGCTGGGGCGCGCCGCCCTGCTGCACGACCTGGGGCGCACCGGGATCCCGAACGCGATCCTGGAAAAGGACGGGGAGCTGGACCGCACCGAGGCCGAACGGCTGCGGATGCTGCCCTACTACACCGAACGCATGCTCGCGCGGCCCGCGGCGCTGCGCGAGATCGGGCAACTGGCCGCGCTGGCGCACGAGCGACTCGACGGCTCCGGCCACCACCGCGGCCTGAACGCGGCGATGATCCCGCTGCCGGGCCGGATCCTGGCGGCGGCCAACGAATACCAGCGGCTGCGCGAGCCGCGCCCGGTTCCACACACCGCCGAGCGGGCCGCCGGGCTGCTGGTGGCCCAGGTGGCCGCCGGCGGGATGGACGCCGGGGCCGTCGACGCGGTCCTGGCCTGCGCCGGGCAGGCCCCCGAACGCAGGCCCACCGGGCCCGCGGGCCTCACCGCCCGCGAGGTCCAGGTGCTGGTGCTGCTGGCCCGCGGTGCCTCCAACCGGCAGATCGCCGCACGGCTGGGCATCGCGTCCAAGACTGCAGGGAACCACATCGAACGGATCTATGCCAAGGCCGGTGTCGGCAGCCGCGCGGCAGCGACCCTGTTTGCGATGCGGCACGGGCTGCTGGACCGGCTCCAGGAGTTCGGTGATGGGGTAAACGCCCCATGA